CAACAACTTCGTAGATGATCACTCTCGCCTTATCACTCTTCCCCTCACACAGATAGAGAGGGGTAATGAACTATATTGGAAATTATCAATGATTTCGTGGAAAACATCTTCCTCCTCGAAGGCCTTACAGAATAAGCTCTCACGTTGTACGGTGATGAAATCCTCGCTTCCTAGTGGTCGAAATAAGCCTTTTCTAATGTAGAAGCTATGATGAGGACACTAGACATAACTTTATTGGTCGGAATATTAAAAAATGGGTTACACTATTTTTACATCAAGTATTTAACCATTTGTTAGTAACGTCGTCAACAAAAAGGAAGGTGGACAACACTTCTATCAGAGTTTTAATCTCCTTACCCCGTTTTTATACCAAATACTTAACTGTATGTTAGTAACAACGTCTACTTCCGTCAAACCACGGAAAAGGAAAACTTAACCTATTGTGTTTATAATTTTGTGGAAGTCCAAACTcaatttggaaatctgaatataTGATATATTATGactcttttttccaaattaatatcaAAGGAAAAAGAATAACATATATTTTATACATATTTTATGTTAaactaaaaggaaaaaaatacacaaaattggttaaatagaccaaaatcaataattcttaggtgaaaaagacatgtaaaatttgatactgtttaaatggacaagaatgtaaacagtttcatcctacccatttcaaaatactttttcatatttttaatttacatcaggatgcattcattttcatcttcgttatttattaagtttaagccaggatgaatccagtttcattcttactatttttttggtgtccatttcacccatattaatttttattcgtccattagaaccacgtattaaaaatatttagacaattgacccaatttctgaaaaaataaataaatttcataTCTTTTTTCCACCTAACATTCGCCCGCCAcaaaaatgcatcgccacgggGTGGGATGAAACTCCGCACATCCCCAATAAAAAATGCATTGTCACAGGACAAGGCGAAGCCCCGCTCACACCAAATCAGAAATATGATTAAAATACATAAAAATGACCGGTGCCTAGCAGGGGGACAAACCTAGCGAAATGTTAAAGATATAAGTCTTGGCGAAGTCTTTGGCGGACCCGCTAGCATGTAACTAAGTATATTATAAATGGCAGTATCGTATCTGGTATCTATCACAATTGATAAACTCCTTCTCCCTCGAAAACAATTCATAAAGAGAAAATACTAGCTGCTCAATCATGGCTTTACATATTCTCCTTAATTTTCAGTGTCTACTCGTGTTACTGTGTCTGCAATTAGCATCTACTACAGAAACACCAATCACTGCTTCCAGAGTAATTACCAAGCCTGGCTGCCAAGATAAGTGTGGGAATGTTAGCATACCCTACCCATTCGGCATCGGAGATGGTTGTTTTATTAAGCGTAGGTTCGAACTGAAATGCAACGACAGTCTCCCTTATTCCACCAGATTTCCAGTGCAAGGCAGCAACATTAAGATCTCAAACATATCAATACCTGATGGAGAGATGACAGCCTTACTCCGCATAGCTAGAGATTGTTCAGATAAGAGCAAACAATTGGCCgacaatttcaaaaaaaataaagatacgTCAGCCCATTTAGGAAGGTTTACCTTCTCTAATACCAAAAACAAGTTCATAGCTATTGGTTGCGACACCTTGGCATATTTAGGAACGGCAGGTTCTAACGCACCGGTTGGTACAGGATGTTTGACATACTGTAATGATGTAGGAGATACTACTAATGGGACTTGCAATGGTATTGGTTGTTGTGAGGCTTCTATTCCAGCTGGCCTTAAGACATATGCggtggaaattaaaagcatatctaCATCTCGTAGGAATTTGGATTTCAATCCATGTAGTTATGCTTTTTTAACGGAAAAAAATTCATTCAACTTTTCTTCGTCATACCTCGAAAATTTCCGAAATCATGGGAGGATGAGGGTTCCGGCAGTGATCGATTGGATTATAAGTACCAAAACATGCGAGGAAGCTCAAAGAAACCCAGCAAGGTATGCATGTGGACCTAACACTGACTGCGTGAAAGGAAATAATGAAGCCAAAGGTTATCGCTGTAGTTGTAAAACAGGCTACGAAGGGAACCCTTATCTCAACACGAGTACCGGTGGTCATTGCCAAGGTAATATTTACTGATtacaatttttctttcttttgatcgGCGATTACTATTACCACTGAGATTTAATTAGTTTTGAAATTTTATCTGAGCTCACCGTTATATATCGACTCTTCTCGATTTCCTTTTGTGGGATAGATATTGATGAATGCAGTGGGATAAATAACTGTACTAGTATGGGACTGGGAAGTAAatgcaaaaataaggaagggacCTACAAATGCTTTTGCGACAAGGGATACAAAGAAATCAGAAATCAATGCTCTCCTATTCAGAGTCGGAGAATATTTAACGAGATTGTTCTCGGTAAGTAATTTAGAAGATATGACATCTCAAAATCAGATTGCATTAATATTTGGAGgtgatgaaaaaaagaaaaagaaaaaaaaaaacagaattttgattttttttcttttcttttggtagTGATTTTACCATCTCAATCAGTAAACCATTACTAACAAAAACTCCCGATAATATTCACCACTTGCTTACTCCTTCTCCTttttcaaaatcaaagaaaaaagaaaacaaaaattttgATTCTCAAAAAGTTAATTGAATGATTTATCTGTAGTTAGTTTAGTTAATCATCATAATTAGCATTAATTAAGTCAATGATACATTAGCAACTATTAAATTAAGTCAAGGATGCATTAGCAAGTATTAAAGATAGTTAGATTTGGGGTTATGTACTTTACTACTTCATGCCCCTATTTCTTCGTTTTGTCAGCCCAAAAACCCAGCCGATGCAGCCCCACTGATAGAGTTATTTTGGCGGGGTTGATTCTTTCACGACACACATACGCACGAATACTCTATTCATTTCTGCATCATTAAAAAACCCAGCCAGTTGATATGGTTGATTAGGTCCCCGACAAATATATATATCAAACTGTAAAAagataatccaaaataattaaGCCTTAGAATttttcaaatatttatttttaaagttcatttaatttttttattgcaTGCAGGGGCAAGCCTAAGCTTATCTCTTCTACTTGTGATTGGCTTCGGGTTGTATTGGGTACATAGGAAAAGAAAGCACATGAAAGTCAGGGAGGAATTCTTTAAGCAAAATGGTGGGCTGATTTTGAATCGGCTCCTTGATGAACGGGAAGAAGATATGGAGAACAGTAGAAAGGGAAGTAAAATGGGCAAAGGAGAAAAAAAGCACCGATCAATTGCTACAATATACACCGAGAAGGAGCTAAGCAAAGCAACTAACAACTATCATGACACTCAAATTCTTGGACGAGGAGGGTTTGGCACGGTTTATAAAGGAACTTTATCGAATGGAAACGTAGTTGCTATTAAGAAGACAAAAATAGTCAATATGGATCAAAATGAGCAATTCATAAACGAGATTGCTGTTCTATCACAAATCAATCACAAAAATGTGGTACAGCTCTTGGGTTGTTGTCTCGAGAGCGAGGTTCCTTTACTAGTTTATGAATATGTTGGTAATGGGACTCTTTACCAGCATTTACATGAACATCCTGACAACCAAGGGAGGCCTGCTTTTCTTTCATGGGAAAGTCGTTTAAGGATAGCCTCGGAAGTTGCAGGTTCATTAGCCTACTTGCACGCTGAAGCTTCCATACCCATAATCCACAGAGACATCAAGTCAAGTAATGTACTTCTAGATGATGATTACAGAGCAAAAGTTTCAGATTTCGGTGCTTCGAGGTTGAATCCTACTGATGAAGCTCAGTTAAGCACAATAGTTCAAGGTACAATTGGGTACTTAGATCCAGAATACATGCAATCAAGCCAATTAACAGAGAAAAGCGATGTTTATAGCTTCGGCGTTCTTCTGGTGGAATTGCTAACAGGAAAAGCAATATTTTCTCTCGACAGACCTGAAGAAGACAGAAATCTGGCAAATTACTTCCTTTCTTCTATGAAAACCAACAGGTTGTTTGCGATTCTTGATAGCAGTTTGGTACAAAATGATAATGAACGAGTCAGTAGTGTGCATGAGCACCAACAAATCCAACAAATGGCTGAACTTGCACAAAAATGCTTAAGAATGAAAGGAGAGAATCGACCTACAATGAAAGAAGTAGCAATGGTCTTACACGGATTGTTGATGATTTCTTCGAGTTACCCTGGCATCTTGGATGCCGAGGAAACGATGCGTACAACCAAAGAAGAACACATGCTCTTGTTGGAATCAGCTGAACTACTATCTTACACTGATAGTTCAACAACAATTGGTGATAGCAGCAAAAGGATAACAGCATTAGCAACTGAGGGACGTTAATCGATTTAGGGCTATACCTTGCATAATTCATAATATCATTTCTCTTTCCGTCTTCAGTACGTATTTGAAAAGCTACTTATAGGTCTAGACTACAAAGATTTAGGGCTTATAATTGAATGGTAAATTTGTGAGACTTCAAAAAGAACCGTTACAATTAGTTTTAAGTATAGTTAAAACAAGTTaaggtttattttgattttgagccATAATGAGATTTTAAGTTGAATTTTTAGTAAAAGTATCAAGACTTGTTTAGTTTCTTATTTTCACTTTAAGTTTTTTGGGTTATGATTAATAAATGTATAtgttatatttaagagaagccaaaATAAATAGTAGGATGGGTGTGGTTCCTTTGCTTTGTGGTTAATACTCGTTTTAAATGTGAGTTGTCTATTCTAGTCTCTATAAAATTTTGTCTTATTAAGTATTATCTTAATTAATGTGGGTATACCCAATTTCGTCCGATAACAAATATTTCTTGTCCTTGCCTTGGTGTGGGCCAAAACCATAAGTATACAATTGTAATTAACATATGTAGGTGCCGGTATTATTGGTGTAGGACTTAGATTTGGCATTTTATTTTATGGGAGGACACGACACAAACTATTGGTCCCCTTAAAATTGATGCTGGCTGCTAGCAGTGGATTAAATCATTTGGCGAGGGCTAGGTTCAGATGAATCTTTATCCAGTCACAGTCACCGAAAATGCAAGATATACACACTCCACTCTTTTTACACCAAACTTACAGCGTTTGAATCAAGATTGCGAACAGGGGTACCAGATTAGGTGGGAGTGTACCAAAACTAAGGTAAGACAAAACATattttcatataagacaataCAGGTTTTGCCTTGGATTGGTACACCCTCACCTAATCTGGTACCCCATTAATATCCTTGGTAATACCAGTTTACCATTATCCCATGTAAGTATCCGTTACGCCCATATTTACTGTTCACACATCCAGTTTTAGCCATTTTCATTGTCGGAGCCCATTTTATTCAattacctacaaaaacataataaatccaaaattagtgcaaaaaaaaAAGCACCAGCTATATATATTATGGTGATTAATGAAGAAATAAATATGTGTCTATCAGTCACAACTTACATTGGGAATCATGATATAActggtcccaagagcaaaaccgggTTTCTAATATTCACAGGTTTGAActcggaattagggtttgctaagataaGAAACTTCTAAATGCTTAcgttatttgaacatgtgcataactcttatcattaatagttcaaaaatattccttaatgCTCAAGCTgatcccaaaccaaaatattgaaaatcatttaattatgattttcgatataaatatatattaatcaatgtgctaaactaataatagaaattttctaagagagattatggaaaatattgtttgacatttattggaaatatgaaaaccgaaattaggcacttcaatgcatatcttgagaatattttcaatttttgaatCTCCTTGTGGTCCAAGCATCAATGGTCTACAAATACTTGAGTTTGAGTTTCTTCCAAACaatcctaagagccagacaaacttcattcgtgttgtttctggtggatccgcCTATCCGGAGAGTAAAGTAGCCTAATTGGGCGAAATCTCTTaccaccgctcgtttaaagacttctgtgggatcaagaagctctacgattaccgttggtgggaaactagataattgcactgttattttagttttcgattattgatttgattgactaacgtttgttgaaactttgattgcacttagttttattattcttgagagaattctcttctgacataagagtTACTCAAACTTTATAAAAGCATTGACATGAACTTCACAACTgttgttatatctaaagacatcttctcatgataatccatttttaacagacttcattctgtgtgtgattgtcacaagaggattcaagtttgtgttgtgcaggttttaagatttgaagacaagaagatcttttcttattagttttcgtatcttgtgaatattGTACACAAATCTTGATTGGATTGGATCCGAATTAGATTATTCTTATCAAATCAGAAAGTCGTATTGATCgccaactatcatttggtggtattctttaaTATCCAAATATAATAATAGTGAATCTGATTCTAATTAAGTTATTGATtcagattgatcttacccgacaaaggagtttattagattaaacataagagactttgtcaacaactcaagaCATCTTTTACCAAAGGTTATCGAAGTGGTTGCCAAACATTTTTATTCCTTttgtgtttggaatacgatcaaagcAACTTGAGATAATAGTTTATGTCTTAAGACTCACGTGCGTCACCAAAAGGTCgaagacgcagggatactgaggaatcTAAGTAACTagaggtagtttacttggtctcaactatacgaagttggattttttttctttgtatactTTTGAGTGTATTCAAAACTAgattaggtcccgggttttttcttcatttgcaggttcctcgttgtttgagggtgaaaacggtttctgctgatttcggtaatttcgggggtgtgggtgagaaacgagtctaaaccctaaataatgtactgcaagggagtactttagattcgagagataaatctgtaccaatccggactaaaccaagaaatggccgttccagacttgcttcgggcACAAAGAGCAggataagggttggttttggggaggaaagcgaagagagtgttgagaccagaatagttgattctggaagagtagttgtttttgtgacttgtatcagaaagtgggaagataacagatgggaaagctagcaaacgttttctgagtgttgtatgctcctgacccgaACTTGTTATTCGATGGAAATAAGtaattcctatttatacaagttgaagtaaaacgtactctggtctcaataagaaatggaaaacgggtgagtaaatgggaggaggtggtaaccggtaccACTTGGAATTGATGTcgcataaaagaaagcgtttcaacgttactccctgtatttactaaccctctcatctttatgacactttcttataacgagcgtagtgtacgctgcacactttaaaccgccaaaccaatacccaatgagcatcccccagtttgtgacatgtgttgatgtctcgagttttttcgtggaaaacatttagcatgttgttgttgtttggaaagttgagcttgggagacttgccggctcggtgatgaccttcaacggtcgagattttgcatcttaagaggaaggtagccgttgattattgcaacctttctttCATGAAGGAAGACCGGCATGGACGTgcacggtttgggcgtggccaagccTGACATATCTTAGGCGCGGCCGaaactagagttttggcgttAGGCCAAAGGTTGCTGCGCGTTTTCTAGcggccttggacggctaagattttcatcttagGTGGAAAGGCGGCCGTAGATCGTCGCGGCCCTTCATTTTGGCAGGGAGGAACGGTCGTgcacggtttgggcgtggccaagcctagcatagtttaggcgcggccaaaactagagttttggcgttgggccaaaggttgtcgcGCGTTTGCTGGCagccttggacgactaagattttcatcttagGTGGAAGGGAGGACGTTGATCGTCGCggcccttcgttttggaagccaggaATGGTCGTGCACGGTTTGGATGTGGCCAAGCctgacatagtttaggcgcggacaaaactaGAGTtctggcgttgggccaaaggttgctgcGCGTTTGCTGGCGGccttggaaggctaagatttgcatcttaggtgGAAGGGTGGCCCTTGATCGTCGcgagccttcgttttggcatccatgAATGGTCGTgcacggtttgggcgtggccgAGTCCTGGCatgatttaggcgtggccaaaattaggttttggcgttgggccaaaggttgccacgcgtttgCTGGcggccttggacggctaagatttgcatcttaggtgGAAGGGCGGTCGCTGATCGTCGcgacccttcgttttggcagccaggaATGGCCGTGCACGGTTTGGGCATGGCCGAGTCCTGACATgatttaggtgcggccaaaactagggttctgGGCCaaaccatgcgttgtttggtgacattggacggctaggatttgtatctaggatggaagggtggccattgatcgtcgcacgccttcattttggtagccgcatagggaaggccgacatggtggggccaaggccaatgacggggatggcttggcatagtggggccaagggtttggcactgacggcttggcatggtggagtCAAGGAAAGGTGCgattgtcttggcatggtggggccaaaggtttggcatgccattggcgcatggtgcggctagcatggttggggtcaaggtaaggtgcggttggcttggcatggcgggtcCAAGGCAAATGGCgaggacggcttggcatagtggggccaagggtttggcacggacggcttggcatggtggggccaaggttttggcaagccattggcgcatggtgcggctagcatggatgGGGCCAATacaaggtgcggttggcatgccttggcgtggagatgtgactggtatggtttgtcattggcacagtgatgcgtCTGGCATgattagcatgccttggcgcggagatgtggctggcatgttttccattgtcacagtcgtgcgggtggcatggttggcatgccttggcgcggagatgtggctggcatggtttctcattggtacagtggtgcggctggcatggttggcatgccttgacatggagatttggctggcatggtttgccattggcacaatttGCCAATGGCAAcagttgtgcggctggcatggttggcatgccttggcgcggagatgtggctagaatggtttgccgttggcacagtggtgcggctggcatggttggcacgccttggcgtggtagcatgagaattagggtttggcatagttgATGTCGGTaaatgttaagggttcttcccTGGaatatgacacataaaaaaaggtaccctggtaattcttacgtagacatgatgatcgattcaataaatgtgctaatggtcatagtgacgtcatgtcagatgcacGGTTTTATgcttttaaccctaagataaaaaccaccatcaacattaagtcccctgcttatctcgGAACGGGAACAtcgttgtgaggtaagcataagataatGACAGtctaggacaaaaatcgaaacaacaagtcgtgaaaagatggtcaggaaggtccgaataacctttttcgagaggcaaagagagtttgtgcttcccgtgttggcggccttgcgtaaattGTATTGGTGGTGaagaccgtggagtggtgagatgaatatcgtcggcttagtctggtcaTGCGTCATCTTAGTAGGGTTAGGGAATACTGAGACGCTGTCTTGGCGAGTTTTTGGCGTTTCTCGGCTTGGAATGAGAGCCGTAGGTGTTGTGcgtcttggaatggagccgttaaTATATACTTGGCGTTGGCTTGGGCTTGGGCGACAGCTCAATGAGGCAATGCATGGCGCGGCACGATGGGGCATGGCATGGCGCGGTTTTGGCGAGGCAAGGCAtgacgcggacggcttggcacggTGGTGGTTTGTCTTCGCtgggcccgattgcctcttttccttacttgactcaaataggaagtcctttctttattcaaactccaaagtatcacgcctataaaagggggatGGCCTCTCCCTTTCACACCTTTGTTCTTTCGTTCTGGCCGCGTGGTAGTAATAAAGTGAGCAAGCGTATCCCAAGTATGTCTTCAAGCGTTTCCACttcaatgtatttttctttttttcttgtgttggtgcaaaccctagccgtaggcgtgcctttcatgaacttgtagaaatattgttcttctg
This DNA window, taken from Papaver somniferum cultivar HN1 chromosome 3, ASM357369v1, whole genome shotgun sequence, encodes the following:
- the LOC113358859 gene encoding wall-associated receptor kinase 2-like yields the protein MALHILLNFQCLLVLLCLQLASTTETPITASRVITKPGCQDKCGNVSIPYPFGIGDGCFIKRRFELKCNDSLPYSTRFPVQGSNIKISNISIPDGEMTALLRIARDCSDKSKQLADNFKKNKDTSAHLGRFTFSNTKNKFIAIGCDTLAYLGTAGSNAPVGTGCLTYCNDVGDTTNGTCNGIGCCEASIPAGLKTYAVEIKSISTSRRNLDFNPCSYAFLTEKNSFNFSSSYLENFRNHGRMRVPAVIDWIISTKTCEEAQRNPARYACGPNTDCVKGNNEAKGYRCSCKTGYEGNPYLNTSTGGHCQDIDECSGINNCTSMGLGSKCKNKEGTYKCFCDKGYKEIRNQCSPIQSRRIFNEIVLGASLSLSLLLVIGFGLYWVHRKRKHMKVREEFFKQNGGLILNRLLDEREEDMENSRKGSKMGKGEKKHRSIATIYTEKELSKATNNYHDTQILGRGGFGTVYKGTLSNGNVVAIKKTKIVNMDQNEQFINEIAVLSQINHKNVVQLLGCCLESEVPLLVYEYVGNGTLYQHLHEHPDNQGRPAFLSWESRLRIASEVAGSLAYLHAEASIPIIHRDIKSSNVLLDDDYRAKVSDFGASRLNPTDEAQLSTIVQGTIGYLDPEYMQSSQLTEKSDVYSFGVLLVELLTGKAIFSLDRPEEDRNLANYFLSSMKTNRLFAILDSSLVQNDNERVSSVHEHQQIQQMAELAQKCLRMKGENRPTMKEVAMVLHGLLMISSSYPGILDAEETMRTTKEEHMLLLESAELLSYTDSSTTIGDSSKRITALATEGR